The following proteins are co-located in the Ensifer sp. WSM1721 genome:
- a CDS encoding carbohydrate ABC transporter permease: MDYAVRPGLPAIRPPLMKRIADASAPYLYTAPALILIVTVMLVPLVLGVSYAFRDVQLLNPFSGAFIGLDHFRALSEDDAFFRSLRNTLWWTGASVLLQFAFGLILALLLDKPFHGRAIAQALVFLPWAVPSFLAGLNWAWLFNPVVGPLPHWFYALGIMSQPANILSDPQLAMWGPIVANIWWGIPFFAITLLAALQAIPRDLYEAASIDGAGAFQRFLSITLPFLAPTIAITILLRTVWISNFADLIIVMTNGGPADRTQIVASYIFTQAFKRLDFGYASAVALVLLALLLAYSLLIVILRQWLLSKD; encoded by the coding sequence ATGGACTATGCCGTACGCCCGGGTCTGCCGGCGATCCGTCCGCCGCTGATGAAGCGCATCGCGGATGCCTCGGCTCCCTATCTCTATACCGCGCCGGCGCTGATCCTGATCGTCACGGTGATGCTGGTGCCGCTGGTGCTCGGCGTCTCCTATGCGTTCCGCGACGTCCAGCTCCTCAATCCCTTTTCCGGCGCCTTCATCGGCCTGGATCATTTCCGGGCTCTTTCCGAGGACGACGCCTTCTTCCGCTCGCTCAGAAACACCCTCTGGTGGACCGGTGCATCGGTTCTTCTGCAGTTCGCCTTCGGCCTTATCCTGGCACTGCTGCTCGACAAGCCGTTTCATGGCCGCGCGATCGCCCAGGCCCTCGTCTTTCTGCCCTGGGCCGTTCCGAGCTTCCTTGCCGGCCTCAATTGGGCCTGGCTTTTCAATCCCGTCGTCGGGCCGTTGCCGCATTGGTTCTACGCGCTCGGGATCATGAGCCAGCCGGCCAACATCCTCTCCGATCCGCAGCTTGCCATGTGGGGGCCGATCGTCGCCAATATCTGGTGGGGCATTCCCTTCTTCGCGATCACGCTCCTTGCCGCGCTGCAGGCGATCCCGCGCGACCTCTATGAAGCCGCGAGCATCGACGGAGCGGGAGCGTTCCAGCGCTTCCTCTCGATCACGCTTCCCTTCCTGGCGCCGACGATCGCGATCACCATTCTGCTCCGTACCGTATGGATCTCGAACTTCGCCGATCTCATCATCGTCATGACCAATGGCGGGCCGGCCGACAGGACCCAGATCGTCGCGAGCTACATCTTCACCCAGGCCTTCAAGCGGCTCGACTTCGGCTATGCCTCGGCGGTCGCGCTGGTGCTGCTCGCACTGCTCCTCGCCTATTCGCTGCTGATCGTCATCTTGAGACAGTGGCTCCTGAGCAAGGATTGA
- a CDS encoding carbohydrate ABC transporter permease, with protein sequence MRVKPALLTVAHRLAILAYITFALFPLFWLLKVAVTPNDLLYSEGIRLWPSRASLEHFDFVLRHSAFPVFFRNSLIVSGSTAVVVTILASLSGYALSRFRFRGKYWLVTLMLLTQMFPLVMLVAPIFKILSPLGLTNSLTGLVIVYTAFNVPFATFLMQSFFDGIPRDLEEAAMIDGATQFVAFRQIILPLTLPGIAATLGFVFTAAWSELLFSLMLISGNEQATFPVGLLSFVSKFSVDFGQMMAAGVLALIPACLFFLLIQRYLVQGLTAGAVKG encoded by the coding sequence ATGCGCGTCAAGCCAGCCCTCCTCACCGTGGCGCATCGCCTGGCGATCCTCGCCTATATTACCTTCGCGCTCTTTCCGCTCTTCTGGCTGCTAAAGGTGGCGGTGACGCCGAACGACCTGCTCTACTCCGAAGGAATTCGCCTCTGGCCGTCGAGGGCGAGCCTCGAACATTTCGATTTCGTGCTGAGGCACAGCGCCTTCCCGGTCTTCTTCCGCAACAGCCTGATCGTCTCGGGCTCGACGGCCGTCGTGGTGACAATCCTTGCTTCGCTCTCCGGCTATGCGCTCTCGCGTTTCCGCTTCCGTGGCAAGTACTGGCTAGTGACGTTGATGCTGCTGACCCAGATGTTCCCCCTGGTGATGCTGGTCGCCCCGATCTTCAAAATCCTTTCGCCACTGGGGCTCACCAACAGCTTGACGGGCCTCGTCATCGTCTACACCGCCTTCAACGTGCCCTTTGCAACGTTCCTGATGCAGTCCTTCTTCGACGGCATTCCGAGGGATCTCGAAGAGGCGGCGATGATCGATGGGGCCACGCAATTCGTCGCCTTCCGCCAGATCATCCTCCCGCTGACGTTGCCCGGGATCGCCGCGACCCTCGGTTTCGTCTTCACCGCAGCCTGGAGCGAACTGCTCTTCTCGCTGATGCTCATCTCCGGCAACGAGCAGGCGACCTTCCCGGTCGGGCTTCTGTCCTTCGTTTCGAAATTCTCGGTCGATTTCGGTCAGATGATGGCCGCCGGCGTGCTCGCGCTGATCCCTGCCTGTCTCTTCTTCTTGCTCATTCAACGCTATCTCGTCCAAGGCCTCACGGCCGGCGCGGTCAAAGGCTGA
- a CDS encoding sugar ABC transporter substrate-binding protein, protein MRKLITATLLATLMAGSALADTKLKLVEVITSPERTETLKSIVAKFEAANPGTTVEIISLPWGEAFQKFATMVSAGEIPDVMEMPDTWLSLYANNGMLESLEPYLAKWEHTSGLTERALELGRDVNDTAYMLPYGFYLRAMFYNKKLLSEAGVAEPPKTMDDFVKASEAVSKLPGKAGYCLRGGPGGLNGWVMFAATMAGDNKFFNEDGTSTMNSEGWVKGLTWVIDLYKKGLAPKDSVNWGFNEIVAGFYSGTCAFLDQDPDALIAIAERMKPEDFGVTTMPKGPSGKTFPTIGYAGWSMLSASQNKDLSWKLIETLEGPEGNIEWNKRTGALPVHKSAENDPFYSSPQFKGWFDELADKDAIPTVMPTYLEEFAFFKDSLAIKTSQEALLGDITPEELANQWADYLTKAQQKYLASKK, encoded by the coding sequence ATGAGGAAACTGATCACAGCTACCCTGCTCGCCACGCTGATGGCCGGCAGCGCCCTTGCCGACACGAAGCTCAAGCTCGTCGAGGTCATCACCAGCCCCGAGCGGACCGAAACGCTGAAATCGATCGTCGCCAAATTCGAGGCGGCGAACCCGGGCACCACCGTCGAGATCATTTCGCTCCCCTGGGGCGAAGCCTTCCAAAAATTCGCGACCATGGTCTCCGCCGGCGAAATCCCGGACGTCATGGAGATGCCGGACACCTGGCTGTCGCTCTATGCCAATAACGGCATGCTCGAAAGCCTTGAGCCCTACCTCGCCAAGTGGGAGCACACCTCGGGCCTCACCGAACGCGCGCTCGAGCTCGGCCGCGACGTCAACGACACCGCCTATATGCTGCCCTACGGCTTCTATCTTCGGGCGATGTTCTACAACAAGAAGCTGCTTTCGGAGGCCGGTGTCGCCGAACCGCCGAAGACGATGGACGATTTCGTCAAGGCTTCCGAAGCGGTGTCCAAGCTCCCGGGTAAGGCCGGCTACTGCCTGCGCGGCGGCCCGGGCGGGCTCAACGGCTGGGTGATGTTCGCAGCGACCATGGCCGGCGACAACAAGTTCTTTAACGAGGACGGCACCTCGACGATGAACAGTGAGGGCTGGGTCAAGGGCCTTACCTGGGTCATCGACCTCTACAAGAAGGGACTGGCGCCCAAGGACAGCGTCAACTGGGGCTTCAACGAGATCGTCGCCGGCTTCTATAGTGGCACCTGTGCTTTCCTCGACCAGGACCCGGATGCGCTGATCGCGATCGCCGAACGTATGAAGCCCGAAGATTTCGGTGTCACCACCATGCCCAAGGGCCCGAGCGGCAAGACCTTCCCGACGATCGGCTATGCCGGCTGGTCGATGCTGTCGGCCAGCCAGAACAAGGATCTCTCCTGGAAGCTGATCGAAACGCTCGAAGGGCCGGAGGGCAATATCGAGTGGAACAAGCGAACCGGCGCGCTGCCGGTCCACAAGTCGGCCGAGAACGACCCCTTCTATTCGAGCCCGCAGTTCAAGGGCTGGTTCGATGAACTCGCCGACAAGGACGCCATTCCGACGGTCATGCCGACCTATCTCGAAGAGTTCGCCTTCTTCAAGGACTCGCTCGCGATCAAGACCAGCCAGGAGGCGCTTCTCGGCGACATCACGCCGGAAGAGCTCGCCAATCAATGGGCCGACTACCTGACCAAGGCTCAGCAGAAATACCTGGCGAGCAAGAAATAA
- a CDS encoding cytochrome c family protein, with translation MRNFVVALSFSALVLCPAAGLAQEGDAEAGATVFKKCATCHVVDKDQNKVGPSLQGVIGRTAGTHPDFKYSQAMVEAGKGGLVWDDATLSDYLRNPKAKVKGTKMVFPGLKKDEEIANVIAYLKQHPK, from the coding sequence ATGCGAAACTTTGTTGTTGCCCTGTCTTTTTCGGCACTCGTTCTCTGTCCGGCCGCGGGCCTTGCCCAGGAGGGCGATGCCGAAGCCGGCGCCACCGTCTTCAAGAAATGCGCGACCTGTCACGTTGTCGACAAGGACCAGAACAAGGTCGGACCGTCGCTCCAGGGCGTCATCGGCAGAACCGCCGGAACTCACCCGGATTTCAAGTACTCACAAGCCATGGTCGAGGCGGGTAAGGGCGGCCTCGTCTGGGACGACGCGACGTTGAGCGACTATCTCCGTAATCCCAAGGCCAAGGTCAAGGGCACTAAGATGGTCTTTCCCGGCCTCAAGAAGGACGAGGAGATCGCCAACGTGATTGCCTATCTCAAACAACACCCGAAATAG
- a CDS encoding PLP-dependent transferase, whose product MNDGFDPFDRASLIVAHDDGHAFDAVVPPIVQTSLFTFKDYDEMIASYRGERVRPIYTRGLNPTVRAFEEMLATLEGAEDAIGFASGMSAISSTVLSFVEPGDRIVAVKHLYPDAFRLFGTHLKRMRIEVTYVDGRDEEAVAKALPGARLFYMESPTSWVMDTHDVAALTAAAKAQGIVTVIDNSWASPVFQQPISLGVDLVIHSASKYLSGHSDVVAGVVAGSKELIGRIRSEAYPYLGGKLSPFDAWLLIRGLRTLPIRMKAHERSALAIARRLAEHPLVEAVCHPGLGNKLPPGLSGTSGLFSFVFREGVDIRRFADHLEFFKLGVSWGGHESLVVPGEVVLAQKAQPNSAVAFGISPRSVRLHVGLEGTEALWSDLEAAIAAASQG is encoded by the coding sequence ATGAACGACGGCTTCGATCCGTTCGACAGAGCCTCCCTGATCGTCGCCCACGACGACGGCCACGCCTTCGATGCCGTCGTGCCGCCGATCGTCCAGACGTCGCTTTTCACGTTCAAGGACTATGACGAGATGATCGCCTCCTATCGGGGCGAGCGCGTGCGGCCGATCTATACGCGCGGCCTCAATCCTACGGTCCGGGCTTTCGAGGAGATGCTGGCCACGCTCGAAGGCGCGGAGGACGCGATCGGCTTTGCGAGCGGCATGTCGGCGATCTCCTCCACTGTGCTTTCCTTTGTCGAGCCGGGCGACCGGATCGTCGCGGTGAAGCATCTCTATCCCGATGCCTTCCGCCTGTTCGGCACGCATCTGAAGCGCATGCGTATCGAAGTCACCTATGTCGACGGGCGCGACGAGGAGGCGGTCGCCAAGGCGCTTCCCGGTGCCAGGCTCTTCTACATGGAAAGCCCGACGAGTTGGGTGATGGACACCCACGACGTGGCGGCGCTGACGGCGGCCGCCAAGGCGCAAGGGATCGTCACCGTCATCGACAACAGCTGGGCGAGCCCGGTGTTCCAGCAGCCGATTTCGCTCGGTGTCGATCTCGTCATCCACTCCGCCTCGAAATATCTGAGCGGCCACAGCGATGTCGTCGCCGGCGTCGTCGCCGGCTCGAAGGAACTGATCGGCCGTATTCGCTCGGAAGCCTATCCTTATCTCGGAGGCAAGCTTTCGCCTTTCGACGCCTGGCTCCTGATCCGCGGGCTTCGCACCCTGCCGATCCGGATGAAGGCGCATGAGCGCTCGGCGCTCGCCATCGCCCGGCGCTTGGCCGAGCATCCGCTCGTCGAAGCCGTCTGCCATCCCGGCCTCGGAAACAAGCTGCCGCCGGGGCTCTCCGGCACGTCCGGCCTCTTCTCCTTCGTCTTCCGCGAGGGCGTCGACATCCGTCGCTTCGCCGATCACCTCGAATTCTTCAAGCTTGGCGTCTCCTGGGGCGGTCATGAAAGCCTCGTCGTACCTGGCGAAGTCGTCCTCGCGCAGAAAGCTCAACCCAATTCCGCGGTCGCCTTCGGCATTTCTCCGCGGTCGGTACGGCTCCATGTCGGCCTGGAGGGAACGGAGGCCCTCTGGAGCGATCTCGAAGCGGCGATCGCCGCCGCTTCGCAAGGCTGA
- a CDS encoding ABC transporter ATP-binding protein — protein MASIDIANIQKSYGVHPVLHDVDLKIRDGEFVVLVGPSGCGKSTLLRMIAGLESVTAGEIRIAGKRVNELAPKDRDIAMVFQSYALYPHMSVAKNMSYSLRLRKTPKDRIAAVVAGAAAKLGLEPLMERRPRALSGGQRQRVAMGRAIVRQPKAFLFDEPLSNLDARLREQMRAEIKKLHKDLGATSIYVTHDQIEAMTLADRIVAMNAGVVQQVGSPLDLYDRPANLFVAGFIGSPGMNFFEGTYHGGATPLFEIEGAAHIPLDAPAPLSEGAGATLGIRPEHVVLAGHGPQTLLATVDLVEPTGFGIILHLSLGRAGFKAFTNDRSFLTASGTIPVRFPAHQLHFFDGEGRRI, from the coding sequence ATGGCTTCCATCGACATCGCCAATATCCAGAAATCCTACGGCGTCCACCCGGTGTTGCACGACGTCGACCTCAAGATCCGCGATGGCGAATTCGTCGTGCTCGTCGGCCCCTCCGGCTGTGGCAAGTCGACCCTCCTGCGCATGATCGCTGGCCTCGAGAGCGTCACCGCCGGGGAAATCCGCATTGCCGGCAAGCGAGTCAACGAGCTTGCACCGAAGGACCGTGACATCGCCATGGTGTTCCAGTCCTATGCGCTATATCCGCACATGTCCGTCGCAAAGAATATGAGCTACAGCCTTCGACTGAGGAAAACGCCGAAAGACAGGATTGCGGCCGTGGTCGCAGGCGCTGCCGCCAAGCTCGGCCTCGAGCCGCTCATGGAGCGCCGTCCGCGCGCACTTTCCGGCGGCCAACGCCAGCGCGTCGCTATGGGCCGCGCCATCGTGCGTCAGCCGAAGGCGTTCCTCTTCGACGAGCCGCTGTCGAATCTCGATGCGCGCTTGCGCGAACAGATGCGCGCCGAGATCAAGAAACTGCACAAGGACTTGGGCGCGACATCGATTTATGTCACGCACGACCAGATCGAGGCCATGACGCTTGCCGATCGTATCGTCGCCATGAACGCCGGTGTGGTGCAGCAGGTGGGAAGCCCGCTCGATCTCTATGATCGTCCCGCCAATCTCTTCGTCGCCGGCTTCATCGGCTCGCCCGGGATGAACTTTTTCGAGGGGACGTATCACGGCGGCGCCACGCCTCTTTTCGAGATCGAGGGCGCGGCACATATTCCACTCGACGCGCCCGCGCCCCTTTCCGAAGGCGCCGGCGCCACGCTCGGCATCCGTCCGGAACACGTTGTGCTTGCCGGCCACGGGCCGCAAACGCTTCTTGCCACCGTCGACCTAGTCGAGCCGACCGGCTTCGGCATCATCCTGCACCTGTCACTCGGGCGGGCCGGCTTCAAGGCCTTCACCAACGACCGCTCGTTCCTCACGGCCTCCGGCACGATCCCCGTTCGTTTCCCTGCGCACCAACTGCATTTCTTCGATGGCGAAGGCAGACGCATCTGA
- a CDS encoding cytochrome c oxidase subunit II — translation MAVVVILVLLAAGSVLFHLLSPWWWTPIASNWNYIDNTIIITFWITGIAFTAVVLFMAYCVLRFRHRPGNTAAYEPENKKLEGWLATSTTLGVAAMLAPGLFVWNQFITVPQDAAEVEVIGQQWLWSFRLPGADGKLGTTETRNIAPENSLGLNRNDTASLDDLIIEGGELHLPVGKPVKVVLRSVDVLHDFYVPEFRAKMDMIPGMVTYFWLTPTRTGTFEILCAELCGVGHPQMRGTVVVDTEEDYQTWLAEQQTFSQLSASSETSPAATAITASAAQ, via the coding sequence ATGGCCGTGGTTGTAATTCTGGTTCTGTTGGCCGCCGGATCGGTGTTGTTCCATTTGTTGAGTCCTTGGTGGTGGACACCAATCGCCTCCAACTGGAATTACATAGACAATACCATCATCATAACATTCTGGATCACTGGCATCGCCTTCACCGCCGTCGTCCTGTTCATGGCCTATTGCGTGCTGCGCTTCCGCCACCGACCCGGCAACACCGCGGCCTACGAGCCCGAGAACAAAAAGCTCGAAGGTTGGCTGGCGACGAGCACGACGCTTGGCGTCGCCGCAATGCTGGCGCCCGGCCTGTTCGTTTGGAACCAGTTCATCACCGTGCCGCAGGATGCGGCGGAAGTGGAAGTCATCGGCCAGCAATGGCTGTGGAGCTTCCGCCTCCCCGGCGCAGACGGAAAGCTCGGAACGACGGAGACGCGCAATATCGCGCCTGAAAATTCGCTCGGCCTCAACCGGAACGACACCGCCAGCCTCGACGACCTCATTATCGAGGGCGGCGAGCTTCACCTTCCCGTCGGCAAACCGGTCAAGGTCGTGCTCCGGTCCGTCGATGTACTGCACGACTTCTACGTGCCGGAGTTTCGCGCCAAGATGGATATGATCCCCGGCATGGTGACCTATTTCTGGCTCACTCCGACGCGGACGGGGACCTTTGAAATCCTTTGCGCGGAGCTCTGCGGCGTCGGCCATCCGCAGATGCGCGGCACCGTCGTGGTGGACACCGAGGAGGACTATCAGACCTGGCTCGCCGAGCAGCAGACCTTTTCGCAACTATCCGCATCGTCCGAAACAAGCCCGGCGGCAACTGCGATTACCGCCTCAGCGGCGCAGTAG
- a CDS encoding FAD-binding oxidoreductase — translation MMASAKKPYAGDGRYPTSYYAASRNIIRTPAKLEGRTEADICIVGAGYSGLSTAIHLAEKGYKVTVVEGAQVGWGASGRNGGQIVNGLNASLSTIERRYGEDAARFIGGLVQEGGRIIRRLVSQYQIECDLKPGNIYTAYTGAHMKQLEAKQALWRKYGMDDHQLLDREALRKLVNSEAYCGGMLDTTGGHMHPLNLVLGEARAFESLGGTIYELSPVTRVDHEAARPTVYTDRGEVAARIVVLCGNAYLGDAVPTLVSRVMPVSTQIITTAPLGEELAHSLIPSDMCVEDVRYILDYFRLSADKRMIFGGGTVYGGTDPADVAAKLRPTMEKVFPRLRGVKIDYAWSGNFALSFTRVPQMGRIGANTYFAHGYSGHGVTGSHLFGRILAEAIDGDATRFDVFAKLPWYPFPGGRMFRAQYSTVGSWWYMFKDAVGW, via the coding sequence ATGATGGCAAGCGCGAAGAAACCCTATGCCGGCGACGGCCGCTATCCGACGAGCTACTACGCCGCCTCCCGCAACATCATCCGCACGCCCGCCAAGCTTGAGGGCCGGACCGAGGCAGACATCTGCATTGTCGGCGCCGGCTATTCCGGCCTGTCGACGGCCATCCATCTCGCCGAAAAGGGCTACAAGGTCACCGTAGTCGAAGGCGCTCAGGTCGGCTGGGGCGCTTCGGGGCGCAATGGCGGCCAGATCGTCAACGGCCTCAATGCCAGTCTGTCGACGATTGAGCGCCGCTACGGCGAGGATGCCGCGCGCTTCATCGGCGGTCTCGTGCAGGAGGGCGGGCGGATCATCCGCCGGCTCGTCAGCCAATATCAGATCGAGTGCGACCTGAAGCCGGGCAACATCTACACCGCCTATACCGGCGCGCATATGAAGCAGCTCGAGGCAAAGCAGGCGCTCTGGCGCAAATACGGGATGGACGATCACCAGCTTCTCGATCGCGAGGCCTTGCGCAAGCTCGTCAATTCCGAGGCCTATTGCGGCGGCATGCTCGACACCACTGGCGGCCACATGCATCCGCTCAATCTGGTGCTCGGCGAGGCCCGCGCCTTCGAGAGCCTCGGCGGCACCATCTATGAACTGTCGCCGGTGACGCGCGTCGATCACGAGGCGGCGCGGCCGACCGTCTACACCGATCGGGGCGAGGTCGCCGCCCGCATTGTCGTGCTCTGCGGCAACGCCTATCTCGGCGATGCAGTGCCGACGCTCGTGTCGCGCGTCATGCCCGTTTCGACGCAGATCATCACCACAGCGCCACTCGGCGAGGAACTCGCCCATTCGCTGATCCCGAGCGACATGTGCGTCGAGGACGTGCGCTATATCCTCGACTATTTCCGGCTTTCCGCCGACAAACGCATGATCTTCGGCGGCGGCACGGTCTATGGCGGTACCGATCCGGCGGACGTCGCGGCCAAGCTCAGGCCCACTATGGAAAAGGTGTTCCCGCGCCTCAGGGGCGTGAAGATCGACTATGCCTGGAGCGGCAACTTCGCACTCTCCTTCACGCGCGTGCCGCAGATGGGCCGGATCGGCGCCAACACCTATTTCGCGCACGGCTACAGCGGCCACGGCGTCACGGGTTCGCATCTCTTCGGCCGCATTCTTGCCGAAGCGATCGACGGCGACGCGACCCGCTTCGACGTCTTTGCGAAGCTGCCCTGGTATCCATTCCCCGGCGGGAGGATGTTTCGGGCACAATATTCGACGGTCGGCTCCTGGTGGTACATGTTCAAGGATGCGGTCGGCTGGTAA
- a CDS encoding FadR/GntR family transcriptional regulator — MPQQDRATLLPLPPVDRAQQVISALADYIQGAGLKPGDRLPAERELMAALAVGRSTVREVLSHFQALGVVEARKGSGTYLLRAISGATIHMPLALDTEHLRDALLQTLEVRRGIEAEAGMVAARRRTDTDLVNIEAKLDEMERVHLAKGTSGPEDLAFHLAIYDATHNPLFRQLLEQMREAFERFWEKPFDRPDFARRSFPFHRTLFNAIAAQDADAARQETLKILAIVEEDIKEMSR; from the coding sequence ATGCCCCAGCAGGATAGAGCGACGCTGCTGCCCTTGCCGCCCGTTGATCGGGCGCAGCAGGTGATATCCGCGCTTGCCGACTACATCCAGGGAGCCGGCCTGAAGCCGGGCGACCGGCTGCCTGCCGAACGCGAGTTGATGGCGGCACTTGCCGTCGGCCGCTCGACGGTTCGGGAAGTCCTCAGCCATTTCCAGGCGCTCGGCGTCGTCGAGGCGCGCAAAGGCAGCGGCACCTATCTCCTGCGTGCTATTTCCGGTGCGACCATCCACATGCCGCTGGCGCTCGACACTGAGCATCTGCGCGACGCCCTCCTGCAGACGCTGGAGGTGCGACGCGGCATCGAGGCCGAGGCCGGCATGGTGGCGGCGCGCCGGCGTACGGATACCGACCTCGTCAATATCGAGGCGAAGCTCGACGAGATGGAACGCGTCCATCTCGCCAAGGGCACCTCCGGCCCGGAGGACCTCGCCTTCCACTTGGCGATCTACGACGCGACCCACAATCCGCTTTTCCGGCAACTGCTCGAGCAGATGCGCGAGGCCTTCGAGCGCTTCTGGGAGAAACCGTTCGACCGGCCGGATTTCGCTCGACGATCCTTTCCGTTTCACCGCACGCTCTTCAACGCGATCGCTGCGCAGGATGCCGACGCCGCACGCCAGGAAACACTGAAAATCCTCGCAATCGTCGAGGAAGACATCAAGGAAATGTCCAGATGA
- a CDS encoding transglutaminase family protein: MFIRFGYEIGIECAQPTPMMTYLSVVPERRDDVVRERGPVASPVVPMEEVTDPHGNVCLRMILPEGETRLDYDAVIRDEGKLDAFDPLAEAVPVAKLPPAVLPYLCASRYCETDRLGALAWKLFGDVPAGWQRVQAICDYVHDRLVFSYGYAQAMRTALEAHEDRLGVNRDYAHLAVTLCRCMNMPARYVAGYMADLSAPETPAPMDFNAWFEVFLGGRWYTFDAKNNARRAGRIPVARGRDAADIPLIQTFGKHQLTAFTIWTLVEPDSGLSRSHRSADVSLLTPWFSETWSRHLQERERNNSR; the protein is encoded by the coding sequence ATGTTCATTCGCTTCGGTTACGAGATCGGCATCGAGTGTGCGCAGCCGACCCCGATGATGACCTATCTTTCAGTTGTGCCCGAACGACGCGACGATGTCGTGCGCGAGCGTGGGCCAGTGGCGTCGCCCGTCGTCCCGATGGAGGAAGTGACCGATCCGCACGGCAATGTCTGTCTGCGCATGATCCTGCCCGAAGGGGAAACGCGCCTCGATTACGACGCCGTGATCAGGGACGAGGGAAAGCTCGACGCCTTCGACCCGTTGGCCGAAGCGGTGCCGGTGGCGAAGCTTCCGCCGGCCGTGCTACCCTATCTCTGCGCCAGCCGCTATTGCGAGACTGACCGGCTCGGCGCACTGGCGTGGAAGCTCTTCGGCGATGTACCGGCGGGATGGCAGCGCGTGCAGGCAATCTGCGATTACGTGCACGACCGGCTGGTCTTCAGCTACGGCTACGCGCAGGCGATGCGCACGGCACTCGAAGCGCATGAGGACCGGCTAGGCGTCAACCGCGACTACGCGCATCTCGCCGTCACGCTTTGCCGCTGCATGAACATGCCCGCCCGTTACGTCGCCGGCTACATGGCCGATCTCAGCGCGCCGGAGACTCCGGCGCCGATGGATTTCAACGCCTGGTTCGAGGTCTTCCTGGGTGGCCGCTGGTACACGTTCGATGCCAAGAACAATGCCCGGCGAGCAGGCCGCATTCCCGTCGCGCGCGGCCGCGATGCCGCCGACATTCCGCTGATCCAGACCTTCGGCAAGCATCAGTTGACCGCCTTCACGATCTGGACCTTGGTCGAGCCCGACAGCGGGCTCAGCCGCTCGCACCGCTCGGCCGACGTGTCGTTGCTGACGCCCTGGTTCAGCGAAACTTGGTCGCGCCACCTGCAGGAGCGCGAGCGCAACAACAGCCGCTAA